From the Chryseobacterium fluminis genome, the window ATCCAGATACTCCGAACATTTACAGACCTTCTGTTTCTGCACAGAAAGTTACCGGAGGAACGCTTGCTTATTTTGGAACAGTGGATTACGACTATAACGATCGTTATGGGGTAGGCGCAGTTGTAAGAAGAGATGGATCTTACAGATTTAACAGTGCTAACAGATGGGAAACCTTCTGGTCGGTAGCTGCAAGATGGAATATCGACAAAGAAAGCTTCATGGCTGACTCTGGATTCAGATTATTAAAGTTAAGAGCTTCAATTGGTACTACGGGTAACCAAAACTTAGCCGTACCTGCTAATAATACCAACCCACTAGCACTTTTACCTAATAACTATCTTGATTTATATAGCTCTGTATCAGGTTATCAAAATCTACCGGGAGTTTCTTTCTCTAATTTAGCAAACCCATATTTGCGTTGGGAGCAGGTAAAACAAACGAACATAGGATTAGACTTTAACTACAAAGGATTTGTTGAAGGTAGTTTAGAATACTATCAGAAAAGAACATCAAGAATGTTTAATGATTTAGTAACATCTGCTGCTATCGGTCAATACACTATCAGAGGTAATAATGGTGTGATGGATAATAAAGGGGTTGAAGGTACGGTAAGATTCAATGTATTGAAAGGAGCTGACACTAAATTAAGTATTTTTGCCAATGCAGCTTACAACTCTAATAAAATCGTATCTATGGATACACAGGATTTAAGTGGAGATGTAGTAGATGCAGTAGGAGGTCCTGCTAGTCAATATCAATTATATCCTTACATTGGGGTAGATCCTGCAGACGGAGAGCAGATGTTCCTGGATATTAACGGTAATATGACGAAATCTCCAGTTGCAGGTGACAGAAGATTAACCGGGAAATCTCCATATGCTAAATTTACAGGAGGTTTTGGATTTAACTTCCAGCATAAAGGATTCTTTATGGATACTTTATTCTCTTTCCAACAGGGAGGATATATCTATGATAACTTATATTCTTGGGTAATGGATCCATTCTATGCGGCTAATAATATCAACGTTTCTGCTGATTTATTAAACGCGTGGACGCCTGATAATACTAATACAGATGTACCATCATTATTTGCAAACAATGCAGGATTAGAAGGTTCTTCAGATAGATTCCTTTATAAATCAGATTTTATCAGATTAAAGAACATCTCATTAGGATATAACTTTACTAAAAGCCAATTAGGTAACTTGCCAGTGAGATCGGTTAAAGTATTTGTTCAGGCAGAAAACTTATATACCTGGACTTCATGGAAAGGGTTTGATCCAGAACCAATTACTACATATTCATTAAATGTTTACCCTAACCCAAGAACTGTTTCAGTGGGTGTGAATGTTGATTTTTAAAAAAAAGAATTTATGAAAAGAATAATAAATACAGTATTAATTTTAGCAACTCTTTCGGCCGCAAGTGTCACTATGAATAGTTGCCAGGATGCCATTGATATCGTTCAGCCAGGACAGGTAGGAGAAGATGAGCTTTTTGTTAGTGTAGCTAACATGAATGAATTCTTGATCGGATCTGTATATGGAAGTCTTGATACAAATAATGAAATTTACCTTGGAGCTGTAATCACCGACGAGGTTAAGCCAGGAAGTGGTAGTGGTGGACAGGAATTTCAACTACACAGATATTTTCTTGATCCTTCAGAAGGTTTGACAGGATCTATCTGGTTAGGTCACTATTTTACAATCAACAGAATTAATAGATTAATCGAAGGAGCAACGAAGATTACTCCTAACGGTACAGCTGAAACTAATCAATACAACAGTATTTTAGCTCAAGCTAGAGCTATCAGAGCATTCTGTTATTTACAGTTAGAGTCTTATTTCTCTACTGATATGAAGAATCCTAATGCATTAGGAGTTATGCTAGTGAAAGATGTACCAGCTACTGATGCTCAGTTACCTAGAGTGAAAAATCAGGATATCTATGACTTTATTAAAGCTGACTTAGATTATGCTAGAGGTGTTTTAACTGCTAACGGTACAACACAATATTATGCTGATAAAAACTTTGTAAGCGCACTATCTGCAAGATTCAATCTTTATATTGGGAATACTGCGCTAGCTAAGCAATATGCTCAGGAAACGATTAATAATTCAGGGTTAGTACTTACTACAGCCATGCCTATTGAAGGTACCAATCCTTATTCAGGTGCTGTTTCAGGACCTTTTAATCAAACACTTAATGTTGCTCAGTCTAGTGCTTGGAATATAGCATTTTATGGAGGAACATCGACTGCAAATGGAAACGGACTGAACGGTTCATTCAATCCTTATAGAAATATGTGGGCAGATCGTACCAGAGGGGAAATTGTATTCGCATTAAATAGATTGCCTGCCGGTGCTGGAAGCAGCATTGGAACAAGATGGAATACAAACACCTCGCAAGTATCTGGTGTTCCTATGTGGTTCTTAGGAAGAAACTTATATAATTTAATTAATGTACCGGGAGATATCAGAAGATGGGCATACGTAGATCCTTCTGCTTTACCAAGTACAAATTACCAGAATGTGTCTTCCACTGCTGATAGAATTGTTATTGACAAATATCCGGGTAAAACCAGCGCGCCTACAAGAAATGATCTTAAAATATTTAGATTGTCTGAAATGTATTTTATCGTAGCTGAAGCTGAAGTAGCTGCCAATAATTTAACTGCTGCTGCTGCTGCTGTACAACAAGTAAGAGTTGCTAGAAACTTTAATGGTACTGCTGTAACTCCCGCTTATACAAATACTCAGATCGCTTATGCTGATATTTTGAAAGAACGTAGAGTTGAGCTAGCCTTAGAGGGTCACCGTTATATTGACTTGAAAAGATTGGCAACACTCGCAGGTGTTACTATGGATAGAAATGCTAAGGATGATATTGTTGCTGTTACTAATCTTCCAAATGATAGCTACAAGTATACCTTACCAATTCCTATTCAGGAAACTGCCGGTAACCCAAATATCCAGCAAAACCCAGGTTATTATTAATAGATATTAACCATATATATAAAACCCTGCTTCAAGCAGGGTTTTTTATTTCCTATTATTTCTTATTTTTGCTTAACAAAATTTGATATTAACATCTTCGGTGTAGGATGGCATATGACTTTTTGAATAATATAAATAAATACATGAAGTATATACTTGCATTTCTGATTTTCTTTAGTTTTATATCTCAGGCACAGGTAGTTAATAAAACAGATTTTAATCAGCTTCCTAAAGAAGAAGACACTTTAGTCATCGATTCCGGAAAAAAGGATTCTATGAAAATATTTAAGCCTACGATTAATGATTATCAGTATCAGACCCAGTTTTCGGAGAAAAAGGTTTTTGATACCGTAATGACTTTTGATAAGACCTATATATTTTCTCAATATAACAACAGAGATAATTTCGGACGGGTGCAGTTTGCCAACGTGGGGTCAGGATTTAATCCGCTGTCTTATGAGGTGAATGCCGAAGAAAATTTGTCATTGCTGCCTGCCAATAAATCTTATGGGATTCTAGGGATAAGTGATGTTAAATATTATGATGTAAAAACGCCCACCGCCGCATTCATCTATCATAACTCAATGAAAAACGGAGCCGTTCTGAAATCTACTTATACCCAGAATATCGGGAAAAGGTTCAATTTTGCCTTAGAGTACATGGGACTGCGTTCACAAGGTCTCTACAGAAATTCCCTGGCTGCCAATAACAATACCCTATTTTCAGGACATTATACTTCTAAAAGCGGAAATTATGAAGTATTCGCCCACTATCTGCATCAAAATGTAAATAACCAGGAAAATGGAGGAATTGTCGCAGACAGCCTTTTCATGAGTGGCGACAGTGATTTTAGAAACAGGACGAACGCACAGATAAATCTTACCGGAACAAGTTCCCAGTTTTCCTACAGGAGATATTATCTGACTCATCAGTTTGCGCCTTTTAATTCAGAAAAGATTCCTTTTAAAATAAGACATACGATATCAAACCAAGGGAATAAATATTATTACCATCAGGATGCTTTAGAACCATATTTGTACGATGACGAATCTCAGCTTGTTTCAGGATTCCCGTTATCAACAAAGAAATATTCCAATAATTTCAGCAATACCGTAAGTATGGTCTGGGATAATGAAAAGTTTAAACTGGATGCCGGGGTCCGGTACCAGATGTTAAAGTTCGGAACCACAGAACTGGTATCTCCTAATTTTGATATTCCCAGTGAAATGAAGGAAAGCAGGATAGGAGCGGTTGGCAATCTGCAGGTAAAGCTGTTTGATAAAATACAGCTCAATTCATTCCTGGAGTTTTCAAACGGAAGTCAGTTCGGAAGTTACGTGAAAACGACCAATCAGCTAAAGTTTGAGCCGGTCAAAGATTATTTTGTCAATGCCAGGGTTAATTTTCAGAGCGCATCACCATCATTTAATTACCTTGTCAATACTTCTGTGTATAATAATTTTAATTATTACTTACAGGACGCCAAAAACCAGGCAATCACGGAAATCGGGGGGAGCATCAATTTAAAGTGGTTTAAGACAGAACTCTTTGCCAACTACTTCAGGATCGATAACTATACCTATTTTGATGCCGAATCGATGCCTGCCCAGAGTGAAAGTCCCCTGAATATTTCTCAGATTGGAGGTGACGCGACTTTCAGCTACAGAAATTTTCACCTGAACACAAGATTGCAGTTCCAGAACGCACTGACGAACAAAGAACTTTTACCAATGCCCGGTTTTATAGGAAGAGCCAATTTCTTCTATCAGTCAAAGGCCTTTAAAAATGCTGCTGAAATCCAGGCGGGAATAAAAGTATATTATTTCTCTAAATTTGCTTCCAGAGAATATTTTCCGGTTCTTAATGACTATATTTTACCGGGAACAAATTCTTTTTCCATCGGTGGGCAGCCTATCGCTGATGTGTATATTAATATGAAGGTGAAAAAGATGTTCTTTTTTATAGAAGGACAACAGGTCGGGACGCTTTTGTCTCACAATAAAGCCTATGCATTTCCCCATTATCCGGTCTATGATTTTAGATTAAATATCGGAATTGTGTGGTATTTGTTCAACTAAAACTTAATTAAAGTTGAAAACAATTAATAAAATATCGTTCAACGATATAGAGAGTATTCCTCAGCTTGTCAAAGATTTTTTAAATCAGAAAATAGAGGGTTTTGAAGAAAATATTTTTTCTTTTGATAATTTTAAAAAACAGATTCACCTCAAACAAAGCTCTTTTACAGAGGAACAGAGAGAGGTTTTATACAAAGTGTTCATCGACCAGTCAAAAAACCTTTCGCTTTCTTCAGGACAAAAAGAAAATATCGAAAGTCTCAGGCGGTCTGATACCTTTACCATCACCACCGGACATCAGCTCAACTTATTTTCGGGACCGGTTTTTTTCGTTTATAAAATCTTACAGACCATTAAAACGTGCCGTGATTTAAAAGAAAGCTTTCCTGATTTTAATTTTGTTCCAGTCTATTGGATGGCTTCGGAAGATCATGATTTTGCCGAGATCAACCATTTTAAAACAGAGAATAACTATTACGAAAACAACGAAAAACCCGGCGGTCCGGTTGGGAGAATAAAGATCAGCGATACTTATTTCATTTCTGAATTTGAAAAAGAATTTAAAGATTCGATCTTCGGAACCGAACTGATTTTGATGTTAAAAGAGGCATATCAACCGGGAAATACGCTGACAACAGCCATCAGAACTCTGGTAAACCGTCTTTTTTCAGAATTTGGATTACTCATTCTTGACGGAGACTCTATAGACCTCAAAAAACAGATCAGCAATACTTTTAAAGGAGAGCTCCTTCATTTCAGCTTATATAAAAATACAAAAGAAAAAGTAGATTTCTTAACGGCAAAGTATGGTAAGGTACAGGTAAATCCACGTGAGATCAATCTTTTTTATTTATCTGAAACAAGAGACAGAATAGATTTCGACGGAACACACTACCATATCGTAGACCGGAACATTCAGTTTACAGAAGAAGAAATTTTAACCGAGCTGGAGAACTTTCCGGAAAAATTCAGTCCCAATGCGCTGATGCGACCGGTTTATCAGGAAACGGTCCTGCCTAATCTGGCTTACATCGGGGGCAATGCTGAAATCATGTACTGGCTCGAACTTAAGGACTATTTTTCGAAAATTAATATTCCTTTTCCGATTCTAATTCCAAGAAATTCTATGCTCTTTCTGAAAGAAAAAACATTAGGTAAAATTGAAAAACTGGAACTGAAAGTTGAAGATTTCTTCCATAATTTTACTACGATCACCAACAATAAGATATTAAATAATAATGACATTCTGAAATTGCTTGAAGAGAAGGAGGATCTCCTTGCAAAGCAGTTTTCCGATTTAAAAGCGGCCGCTGAAACGACCGAACAGTCCTTTGGAAATATGGTAAAGGCAGAAGAAGTAAGACAGCTGAAATCCTTTAAAAGATTAAAAAAACGTCTTCTTCATGCCGAAAAAATAAAACAGACTGAATTGTTAGAAAGACTGGAAAATCTCTTTTTAGATGTACATCCTTCTAAAACCTGGCAGGAAAGGGTTTATAATTTTAGCGTATTCTTCGCAGATTATGGATATTCATGGCTTGAAACTTGTTTAGAAGAGATGGAAATAAGGGAGTCCAAACTAATAATTGTTGCCATTTAATTTTAAAGAAGTATTTTTGTACATATAATTTGCAACTATGATAAAGAGGTTTTTTATTCTATCCGGTTTATGTATGATGTTGGGAGTATCTGCTCAGAAATCGCATACCGTTGTAAAAGGAGATACTCCTTACAATATTGCCAAAAAGTACGGACTCACTGTAGATGAATTGTATAAGCTGAATCCGAAGGTGAAAGATGGTAAGCTGGCGCTTGGAGATATTTTAACCGTCAAAACTGAGAAAGCTGCAGCAGCTGCAGCACCTAAAACAGGGGTAGCTTCAAAGCCGGTGAATAATTCTCAGGTTGGAAAAATTGTGTTACAGCCTAAGCAGACCATCTACGGACTTACAAAACAATACCGCATTTCTGAAACCGATTTAAGAAAACTGAATCCCGAATTGGATTCCCATATGAAAATCGGAGATGAAATCACTTTACCTCTTGAAAGTATCAAAAAATATGGTGGTGACCAGCAGCAAAGTATTGCTGCAGCTTCCAAGCCTGCAGAAAGAGCTGTTGAGATACAGACCGCAGATCATCAGGCAACGGAAGGTGAATATGTGGTACAGTCGAAAGATAATTATTACAGAATTTCAAGACAATTTAATATTACCAAGGAAGAGCTCTTTGAGCTCAATCCGGGATTGGAAGAAAGAGGCCTGAAGCCGGGAGAATCAATTAAAGTGAAAGGAGCTACTTCCGGAACTACAGCTGTTGCGGAGACCAGTTCAAAAGCAAAAGTAGATGCCGGTAACGAAAGATCTTCCTCCACTACCACTACGGCTGTAGGAGATGATTATGTGACCTATACCGTTCAGCAGGGAGATACCGTTTTCTCTATTGTCAATAAGTTCGGTATTTCTATCGATGACTTAATCGCTTTAAATCCTGATTTATCTAACGGACTAAAATCAGGAATGATTTTAAAAATTAAAAAGCTTGATCCTGCTTACGTTAAGAAAAATGGTGATGCCCTGAGCGTTGTGCTAATGTTACCTTTCGGATACAGTACCAACGAAACTCAGTATCGGACCATGGCAACTGATTTCTTGACAGGAGCAAAGCTGGCTATTGAAAGAAATGCCAGAAACGGACAGAAATTAGATGTGAAAATAGTGGATTCGGGAAATGAAGCATCCTTCCGAAATTCACTGACTCAAATAAATCCGGATAATACAGACCTGATTATCGGACCATTCTTTAAATCAAATGTCGTTGACGTACTCGACTTCACTAAAAATCAGAAAATCCCGATCGTAGCGCCATTTGCCAACTCTCCGGAATTATACAATTACAGCAATCTGATTATTGTGGAAACCAATGATCAGACCTATGCGGATAAAATTATTGATGAAGTGAAATCGGCGTATTCTGATCAGAAAGTCTATATCGTTGCAGACGCTAAAAAAGACAATGCCAATTATATTAAAGCAGGCCTTGAAAAAGCATTAAAAACGCCCAATGTAATCATTGTAAATTCACCGGCAGATATCCAGCTGGATCAGAATATGATGACGGGGCAATCGGCTCCTGTGATTGCTGTTTTAGCAAATGATAATGGAACGGCCGGAGATGCTTTTGCGAGCAGGGTTATTGCCTTATCCAAAGAAGTACAGGGAGTGAAAGCTTTCAGTATGTATTACTCACCGGTTTTTGAAAAGAAAGTGGATGAGCTGAGCCAGGCAAATCTGGTGTATCTGATGGACAGAAAGATCAACGCAGAAGGTAGTTTTGAAAAAGAAATTCTCGCAGCTTATAAAAGTAAATATTGCAAGACGCCTCCAAAATATGCTGTTATCGGCTTTGATGTAGTAAATGACATGCTGAGCAGAGAAAACAGAAAAGGAGAAATCTTCAGACAGATCAATAAAGTTCAGACTCAGTTGGCAACCAAATTTGAGTTTGTAAAATCAAAAGCAAACGGAGCTTACGTAAATACAGGTTACAGGGTTATCAGACTGGTTCCCTAAATGATTTGAATCAAGTTAGAGAATATTGTTAACATTATATTTATATTTGCAAAATATTTTAAATTAATACATGAAAGCACTTGTATTTCCTGGGCAGGGTTCTCAGTTTGTAGGAATGGGGAAAGAATTGTATGATTCCAGAAAAGACATTAAGGACATGATGGAATCTGCCAATGAAATTTTAGGGTTTGATATCCTTTCCCTTATGTTTAATGGAACAGATGAAGACCTGAAAAAAACAGAAGTTACCCAGCCTTCTATTTTTATACATTCCGTAGCTGCGCTGAAAGCAGTAAACGGTCTTGGAGCCGAAATGGTAGCAGGACATTCTTTAGGAGAATTTTCAGCATTGGTAGCCAACGGCGTTTTGTCCTTTGATGACGGGCTGAAATTGGTTTCTGAAAGAGCGAAAGCTATGCAGGATGCCTGTAATGCCAATCCAAGTTCAATGGCTGCAATCTTAGGATTGGAAGATGCCAGAGTGGAAGAGATCTGCGCCCAGATCAATGGGGTAGTAGTTCCTGCCAATTATAACTGTCCCGGACAATTGGTGATTTCGGGAGAAACGGCCGCTGTAGAAGAAGCCTGTGCTCAATTAAAAGAAGCAGGAGCAAAAAGAGCCTTAATGCTGCCTGTAAACGGAGCTTTTCATTCTCCACTAATGCAGCCTGCACAGGAAAGACTGGCGGCAGCGATTGAGAAAACAAAATTCAGAAATGCGACCATTCCTGTATATCAGAATATTACGACGACAGCGATTACAAATCCTGAAGAAATAAAACAGAACCTTATTGCACAGCTTACGGGTCCGGTAAAATGGACACAGTCTGTTCAGAAGATGATTAAGGACGGAGCAACCAACTTTATCGAAGTGGGTCCCGGAAAAACCCTTCAGGGATTAATTAAAAAAATCGATTCTTCTGTAGACGTTGCATCAGCAATCTAAAAATTAAAAATATGAGCGGAATATTTTCACCGGGAAAGCTTATGCTTACTTCAGAATATTTCGCAATGGACGGAGCTCTTGTCTTAGCAGTACCTACCAGGCTGGGACAAGAGCTTTCCTTTTATCAAAAGGATGATCAGAAATCTTTGATTTTTTGGGAAGCCTATCATCAGAACAAATTATGGCTGAAAGCGGTCATTGATTATAAAAGCTGGCAGATTGTAGAAACCAATATTCCGTCAGGTGCTGAATTTATCCTGAAGACCTTAAAGAACGTTCAGGCACTCTCAGCCATTCGATTCAGAAACGACTTCACGTATCATTTAACAACCAACCTTCAGTTTCCTGCCAATTACGGACTTGGAAGCAGTTCTACCTTAATGAATAATCTCGCGGAATGGGCAGAGATCGATCCTTTCTTTCTTAATAAGATAAGTCTGGGTGGAAGCGGTTACGATATAGCAGTTGCTAAAGAGAAATCAGCAGTGCTTTTCCGGAACGTTCCTGAGATTAGTTATGAAAAGGTGAATTTCAGTCCTCCTTTCAAAAATGAGCTTATTTTCATTCACCTGAATCAAAAACAGGACAGCCGTGAAGGAATCAGTTTTTACAGGTCAAAAGAGAAGTCTCAAAAACGGGTTGATGAATTTTCGGATCTCACAAGAAATATTTTGCTATGTAACGAATTGGAAAATTTTTCTGAACTCCTGTTCATTCATGAGCAAAAAATATCCGATTTCCTTGAAATTCCCACAGTGAGACAACAGTTTTTTCCCGATTGTCCGGTTTTTATTAAAAGTTTGGGAGCATGGGGCGGAGATTTTGTAATGAGCTCAAAATTTGAAGGCTATCAGGACTATTTTTGGGGAAAAGGTTTTAACACTATTTTCGACTGGAATGAATTAATTATTTGATTAATAGTAACTTATAAGGCTTATTTTTTATTTGCCATTCTGACTTATATCATTATATTTAAACCACCTTTAACAATTAATTAATATTAATTTTGTTATACCCAAAAAAGAAATAGAAAATATAAGTAAAATGAAACACGCTAAAATCATCCAGGATTTAGAAAAATTAGGGATTAAAGGAAATTACGAAATCGTTTACAATCCTTCTTACGAAGAATTGTATCAAGATGAAGTTTCTCCTGAAAATCAGGGCTTTGAAAAAGCTGAGCTTACGGAATCTGGTGCAGTATCAGTAAAAACAGGAATTTTCACAGGTCGTTCTCCTAAAGACAGGTATATCGTTCAGGATGATGTTACAAGAGAAACCATCTTCTGGGACGGTAAAGTAAATTTGCCTACTACAGCGGAAATTTTCCAGTCTTGTAAAGATTTAGTGCTGGACCAGCTTTCTGCCTCAAAGAAAATCTATGTCGTTGATGCTTTTTGTGGAACCAATACGGACACAAGACTTAAAGTGCGTTTCATTGTTGAGGTAGCATGGCAGGCGCATTTCGTTACCAATATGTTCATCCGTCCTTCTCACTACGAGCTTGAAAACTTCGGGGAACCGGACTTTACCGTGATCAATGGTTCTAAAACGACCAACCCGAACTGGGAAGCGCAGGAATTGCATTCTGAAAACTTTATCATGTTCAATCTTACGGAGAAACTTCAGATCATCGGAGGAACCTGGTATGGTGGGGAGATGAAAAAAGGAATGTTTGCCATGATGAATTATTATCTGCCTTTAAAAGGGATGGCTTCCATGCACTGTTCTGCCAACGTAGGTGAAGAAGGTGATGTTGCGCTTTTCTTCGGCCTTTCAGGTACAGGAAAAACAACTTTATCTGCAGATCCCAAAAGATATCTGATCGGCGATGACGAGCATGGATGGGATAACAATGGAGTATTCAATTACGAAGGAGGCTGTTATGCCAAAGTAATTGATCTTTCTGAGGAAAAAGAACCGGATATTTTCAGAGCCATCAAGAGAGATGCCCTTCTTGAAAATGTCGTGGTGAATAACGGGGTTGCCGACTATACGGATGGGTCAATCACAGAAAATACGAGAGTATCTTATCCGATCTATCATATTAATAAAATTGTTCTGCCTTCAAAAGCAGGACATGCCAAAAAAATTGTTTATCTGTCTGCGGATGCATTCGGAGTACTGCCTCCGGTTTCTGTTCTGGACGAAAACCAGGCTCAATATCATTTCCTGTGTGGATATACTTCAAAACTGGCAGGTACCGAAAGAGGAATCACGGAACCTCAGCCATCTTTTTCACCGGCATTTGGTGAAGCATTCCTGACATTGCATCCGACCATGTATTCAAAAACGTTGATCGGAAAAATGAAAGAGCACGGAGCTAAAGCATACCTTGTCAATACAGGCTGGAACGGGACAGGAAAAAGAATTTCTCTAAAAGATACCAGAGCGATTATCGATTCGATCATTGACGGTTCTATTGAAAACGCTCCGAAAACAAGAATCCCAATCATGAATCTTGAAGTTCCTACAGAATTACCGAATGTTTCTGAAGGAATTTTAGATCCCAGGGATTCTTACAGCAATGTGGCTGAATGGGAAGAAAAAGCAA encodes:
- the pckA gene encoding phosphoenolpyruvate carboxykinase (ATP) — protein: MKHAKIIQDLEKLGIKGNYEIVYNPSYEELYQDEVSPENQGFEKAELTESGAVSVKTGIFTGRSPKDRYIVQDDVTRETIFWDGKVNLPTTAEIFQSCKDLVLDQLSASKKIYVVDAFCGTNTDTRLKVRFIVEVAWQAHFVTNMFIRPSHYELENFGEPDFTVINGSKTTNPNWEAQELHSENFIMFNLTEKLQIIGGTWYGGEMKKGMFAMMNYYLPLKGMASMHCSANVGEEGDVALFFGLSGTGKTTLSADPKRYLIGDDEHGWDNNGVFNYEGGCYAKVIDLSEEKEPDIFRAIKRDALLENVVVNNGVADYTDGSITENTRVSYPIYHINKIVLPSKAGHAKKIVYLSADAFGVLPPVSVLDENQAQYHFLCGYTSKLAGTERGITEPQPSFSPAFGEAFLTLHPTMYSKTLIGKMKEHGAKAYLVNTGWNGTGKRISLKDTRAIIDSIIDGSIENAPKTRIPIMNLEVPTELPNVSEGILDPRDSYSNVAEWEEKAKDLAAKYITNFEQYCNTEEGKKLIASGPQLQEQTTN